In a genomic window of Helianthus annuus cultivar XRQ/B chromosome 10, HanXRQr2.0-SUNRISE, whole genome shotgun sequence:
- the LOC118482583 gene encoding uncharacterized protein LOC118482583, with amino-acid sequence MVMKNLDCQAYVTSFNTMSRLVLYLVTPEPKCIVRFIGGLAPEIKGNVKASRPTTYRSVVDLSLSLTLDAIRNKSVKTSDEGKRKREEESSHHSDTKKKGNSEHKKGSEFKKNSSQSDNRPKCKNCRKRHSGKCTMDPQAKLCEICKTKGHKTLECRELKNATCYNCKEKGHIKTNCPKLAKKPEEAKKTNARVF; translated from the coding sequence ATGGTCATGAAGAATTTGGACTGTCAGGCATATGTGACGAGTTTCAACACCATGTCCCGCCTGGTTCTCTActtagtcacccctgaacctaaatGCATAGTGCGTTTtattggaggcctagcaccagaAATTAAAGGAAATGTCAAAGCATCCAGGCCTACCACATATAGGTCCGTGGTGGACTTATCCTTATCCCTCACATTAGATGCTATCAGAAATAAGTCTGTTAAGACTTCTGATGAGGGAAAAAGGAAAAGAGAAGAGGAAAGCTCTCATCATTCAGACACGAAGAAAAAGGGGAATTCTGAGCATAAGAAGGGTTCTGAGTTCAAGAAAAACTCGAGTCAGTCAGATAATAGACCCAAGTGCAAGAACTGCAGGAAGCGTCACTCCGGAAAATGCACTATGGACCCGCAGGCTAAACTTTGCGAGATCTGCAAAACAAAAGGGCATAAAACCTTAGAATGCAGGGAGTTAAAGAACGCAACTTGTTACAACTGTAAAGAGAAAGGGCatatcaaaaccaactgccccaAACTTgcaaagaagcctgaagaggccaagaagaccaacgCTCGAGTTTTTTAG